CGAACGCCGCCGAGGCCGCCGCGCTCTGCGGCACGACATGGGCCGCGCGCCCCGACCAGCTTCCCGAGCTGGCGCGGGCCCTCGCGACCGACCGGCGGACGGCGGTCGTGACGGCGGGCGACCTGCGCGCGCTCGACGGCCAGGGAGCGGAGACCGTGCTGATGGCCGCCGCGGGGCCGGCGGACGACGGAACGGGCGCGCTCCGGGAACGCCGCGCCGAGGCG
This window of the bacterium genome carries:
- a CDS encoding hydroxymethylpyrimidine/phosphomethylpyrimidine kinase, which produces NAAEAAALCGTTWAARPDQLPELARALATDRRTAVVTAGDLRALDGQGAETVLMAAAGPADDGTGALRERRAEAPRVERGKTHGTGCAFASTCAGLIARGSSPLDAAVEAHRRVARALALAGGLPGRRLSPEMWRVR